Proteins from one Pyrococcus kukulkanii genomic window:
- the vapB gene encoding type II toxin-antitoxin system VapB family antitoxin translates to MEVVSFRIPKKLKKSMKEVDINWSEEIRKFIEAKVREYKRRKALEEIDAMLSNLPKAEKGTAKRYVREDRDSN, encoded by the coding sequence ATGGAAGTTGTTAGTTTTAGGATCCCAAAGAAGCTCAAGAAAAGCATGAAGGAAGTTGACATTAACTGGAGTGAGGAGATTAGGAAGTTTATTGAGGCCAAGGTCAGGGAGTACAAAAGGAGGAAAGCATTGGAGGAAATTGATGCAATGCTCTCAAACCTTCCAAAAGCCGAAAAAGGAACTGCAAAAAGATACGTGAGGGAGGATCGTGATAGTAATTGA
- a CDS encoding nucleotidyl transferase AbiEii/AbiGii toxin family protein codes for MLTEKVRALLTRKNLKFRDIYDLYYLEKEAGLRVEDYTEEIAQKLLFALKFERYSINFQKTIDSLSFLDTTSAKDELFLLNVSFNVEDFKKFLERLRDHILNNLGKIRNVEPTTA; via the coding sequence ATCCTAACAGAGAAAGTCAGGGCACTTTTAACTCGAAAGAATTTGAAATTCAGGGACATCTACGACTTATATTATCTTGAAAAAGAAGCGGGTCTAAGGGTTGAAGATTATACTGAGGAGATAGCTCAAAAGCTTTTATTTGCACTGAAATTTGAAAGGTACTCCATTAACTTTCAAAAGACCATAGATTCATTGTCGTTCCTTGATACCACTTCAGCAAAAGATGAATTATTTTTGCTGAATGTTTCCTTTAATGTCGAAGATTTCAAAAAGTTTTTAGAAAGGTTACGCGACCACATTTTAAACAATTTAGGCAAAATCAGAAATGTAGAGCCAACAACCGCGTAG
- a CDS encoding type IV toxin-antitoxin system AbiEi family antitoxin domain-containing protein, whose product MRQLAIRYVVSRFGGNAITKEELKDISKRFGIDIDYFVNYMLSQGYIIRILRGVYYVRTIEEIGLKLAPNVFRAIAKGLNKLKLRWYYGLFTALRLNGITHEYFNTIFVLNDKVVRSKTVEILGENVKFIKIKPDLASFGIIKSDEVRFSDLEKTILDFVYLSRYNKKLKPRAEGVLVEYKDKINWVILCNYLQKYPKSVQREVLKYEREGIC is encoded by the coding sequence ATGAGACAACTTGCAATTAGGTATGTAGTCTCAAGATTTGGAGGAAATGCTATTACAAAAGAGGAGCTGAAAGATATTAGTAAGAGGTTTGGCATTGATATTGACTATTTTGTCAACTACATGCTATCTCAAGGCTACATAATCAGAATCTTAAGGGGCGTGTACTATGTTAGAACTATTGAAGAAATCGGGTTAAAACTGGCTCCTAACGTGTTTAGAGCTATTGCCAAAGGCCTCAACAAGCTCAAGTTAAGGTGGTACTACGGGTTGTTCACTGCCCTGAGGCTAAATGGCATAACCCACGAATACTTCAACACAATATTTGTTCTCAATGATAAAGTAGTTCGATCAAAAACCGTTGAAATTCTTGGAGAAAACGTCAAATTCATAAAAATAAAACCTGATCTAGCCTCTTTTGGAATAATTAAAAGTGATGAGGTAAGGTTCTCAGATCTTGAAAAAACGATCTTGGACTTCGTATATCTCTCAAGGTACAACAAGAAACTCAAACCACGCGCAGAGGGAGTTTTAGTAGAATACAAAGACAAGATTAACTGGGTTATCTTGTGTAATTATTTACAAAAATATCCAAAAAGCGTACAAAGGGAGGTTTTAAAGTATGAACGAGAGGGAATTTGCTGA
- a CDS encoding UPF0175 family protein has protein sequence MRKETELPKLVKVYLTIELYREGIVSLGKAAEIAGVSKWEMMEILASKGIPLQYSEEDLREDVKTLERLL, from the coding sequence GTGCGGAAGGAAACGGAACTCCCAAAACTGGTGAAGGTATACCTAACGATTGAACTTTACCGTGAGGGAATAGTTAGCCTTGGAAAAGCAGCCGAAATAGCTGGAGTTAGTAAATGGGAAATGATGGAGATTCTGGCTTCAAAAGGCATACCTCTCCAGTATAGTGAGGAGGATCTAAGAGAAGATGTGAAAACCTTGGAGAGATTACTATGA
- a CDS encoding class I SAM-dependent methyltransferase, which translates to MYELYTVLAKYYDSIYRRRAQEISREVDFLEEIFRKDAKREVRDVLDLACGTGIPTVELANRGYNVTGIDLHEEMLEVARRKTDKVKFIQGNALEINFREEFDAVTMLFSSITYFNEEELMVLFRKVHEALRPGGVFVADFPQWFVVRNLGPFVWDEVHGKERLIITDWREVLPGVQKVRFKRLVQILRPNGEVRAFFVNDGLNIYTPREIRLLGGEVFGEVKVYSDYERKLRENAKRFWAVMVK; encoded by the coding sequence ATGTACGAGCTCTATACGGTCTTGGCTAAGTATTACGACTCAATATACAGGAGGAGGGCCCAGGAGATATCGAGGGAAGTTGATTTCCTTGAGGAGATCTTCAGGAAAGACGCTAAGAGGGAAGTTCGAGACGTTTTGGATTTGGCCTGTGGAACGGGAATACCAACAGTTGAACTCGCTAATAGAGGTTACAACGTTACCGGCATTGACCTCCACGAGGAGATGCTTGAAGTTGCCCGCAGGAAAACAGATAAGGTCAAGTTCATTCAAGGAAATGCCCTTGAGATTAACTTCAGGGAAGAGTTCGATGCTGTAACGATGCTCTTCTCGAGCATCACCTATTTTAACGAGGAGGAGCTAATGGTACTGTTTAGAAAAGTTCATGAAGCTCTAAGGCCGGGCGGAGTGTTCGTAGCTGACTTCCCCCAGTGGTTCGTGGTGAGGAATCTGGGCCCCTTCGTGTGGGACGAGGTTCATGGGAAGGAGAGGCTTATAATCACGGACTGGAGGGAGGTTTTGCCTGGAGTGCAGAAGGTTAGGTTCAAGAGACTCGTGCAGATTTTAAGGCCGAACGGTGAAGTTAGGGCATTCTTCGTTAACGATGGGCTCAATATATACACTCCCAGGGAGATTAGACTTCTGGGAGGGGAGGTCTTTGGGGAAGTGAAGGTGTACTCTGACTATGAAAGGAAGCTCAGGGAGAACGCTAAGAGGTTCTGGGCCGTTATGGTCAAGTGA
- a CDS encoding DUF6884 domain-containing protein translates to MRCLCVATCGRRKIWDVDPNAPRFVEARSAYIGPLSKLTIKYAQKFHPNDYVILSAKYGFLLPHEKIENYDAYCNRNPLIKISELKRQIHEKRTYSGLLLSEYDKVIVLGGRCYCNWVKKVFGEDKVECPITGLAIGKMMKKISDAIKSGVPLVSCP, encoded by the coding sequence ATGAGGTGCCTCTGCGTTGCCACCTGTGGGAGAAGGAAGATATGGGACGTCGATCCCAACGCCCCGAGGTTTGTTGAGGCTAGGAGTGCATACATTGGCCCGCTCTCAAAGTTGACAATTAAATACGCTCAAAAGTTTCATCCAAATGATTACGTGATCCTTTCAGCCAAGTACGGCTTCCTGTTACCTCATGAAAAGATAGAAAACTACGATGCTTACTGTAACAGAAATCCGTTGATCAAAATAAGTGAGCTCAAGCGCCAAATACATGAGAAGAGAACTTACTCCGGACTGCTATTGTCCGAGTACGACAAGGTAATAGTCCTCGGTGGTAGGTGCTACTGCAATTGGGTGAAGAAGGTATTTGGCGAAGACAAAGTCGAGTGTCCTATAACTGGTCTTGCCATTGGAAAAATGATGAAGAAAATAAGTGATGCAATAAAGTCGGGAGTTCCTTTGGTCTCTTGTCCTTGA
- a CDS encoding AbrB/MazE/SpoVT family DNA-binding domain-containing protein: MGVTKVTRNYQITIPAEIRRALGIKEGELLEVYLEGDKIIIRRFERRRKRLRLGKKLPPEEIERIIEEGMKECAE, encoded by the coding sequence ATGGGCGTCACTAAAGTTACTAGAAATTACCAGATAACCATTCCTGCTGAGATCAGGAGGGCTCTCGGGATAAAAGAGGGAGAGCTCCTTGAAGTGTACCTTGAAGGAGATAAGATAATCATTAGAAGATTCGAAAGAAGAAGAAAAAGGCTTAGACTTGGAAAGAAACTTCCCCCAGAGGAAATTGAAAGGATCATAGAGGAGGGCATGAAAGAATGCGCGGAGTGA
- a CDS encoding PIN domain-containing protein: protein MKGVYDLKKHLDRYAWVYGKVRESIEQLIKNGLLRVVEINWEILRLSAEIGEKYALLTNDAIIVATCKYYGIKRIATFDEDFKEVDFLEVIASPL, encoded by the coding sequence TTGAAGGGTGTTTATGATCTCAAAAAGCACTTGGATAGATATGCCTGGGTTTATGGAAAAGTCAGAGAATCGATCGAGCAACTGATAAAGAATGGCCTCTTGAGGGTAGTTGAAATCAACTGGGAGATACTAAGGTTATCTGCAGAAATTGGGGAGAAATACGCTCTTTTAACCAACGATGCAATAATAGTTGCCACCTGCAAATATTACGGGATTAAGAGAATAGCTACCTTCGATGAAGACTTTAAGGAAGTCGATTTTCTTGAAGTTATCGCATCGCCGTTATAG
- a CDS encoding ATP-binding protein, producing the protein MIEHFNPWWRGRFEDDEDYRKWKESEIKWIPKEISEISLDSFSLNFLFGPRQVGKTTLLKLLIKKLLDEEVDPMAVFYLRCDYIEDYKELINVLDEYFEMREVEGIESSYIFLDEITFPREWFRAIKLYVDMGKFRNDVLVLTGSVSMYLKGEVETFPGRRGKGRDIIMYPLSFREFVRVASPEVYKNIPRVSDPFEADECIDAKPWTNELRILFSLYLKSGGFPRAVKDVLKSGRVSEETYETYLAWVRGDILRLGKSEWVVKRIIKAILEKAPSPLGWNTLAKEIDVGSHKTVFRYIEFLEKAFIVKVLPYLDPNTLEPNYKKEKKVHLTDPFLYHLFSKWCLVEEPGIDKIVEGVVASHLARRYEVGYWRNSSEIDIVTREGVGFEVKWRKNPGASKAHVGKIREVITLSKEGFSRDPLMIPAYVFLACFDV; encoded by the coding sequence ATGATTGAACACTTCAATCCATGGTGGAGGGGAAGGTTCGAGGATGATGAAGACTACCGAAAGTGGAAGGAGAGTGAGATTAAATGGATACCCAAAGAAATTAGTGAGATTTCTCTTGACTCTTTCTCCCTGAATTTCCTGTTTGGGCCCAGACAAGTTGGCAAAACCACTCTCCTAAAACTCCTGATAAAAAAGCTTCTTGACGAAGAAGTTGACCCAATGGCGGTATTCTACCTGAGGTGTGACTATATTGAGGATTATAAGGAGTTAATTAATGTCTTGGATGAATATTTTGAGATGAGAGAAGTTGAAGGTATTGAAAGCTCTTACATATTCTTGGATGAGATAACGTTCCCAAGGGAGTGGTTTAGAGCGATAAAGCTGTACGTAGACATGGGCAAGTTTAGAAACGATGTCCTGGTTTTGACTGGATCCGTTAGCATGTACCTGAAGGGAGAAGTTGAGACTTTCCCTGGGAGAAGGGGGAAAGGAAGGGATATTATTATGTATCCTTTGAGCTTTAGGGAATTCGTTCGCGTAGCATCTCCTGAAGTCTACAAGAACATCCCGCGGGTTAGCGATCCCTTTGAGGCGGATGAGTGCATCGATGCTAAACCTTGGACTAATGAGCTTCGAATACTTTTCTCCCTTTACTTGAAGAGTGGTGGGTTTCCTAGGGCTGTCAAGGATGTTCTCAAGTCTGGCAGGGTCAGCGAAGAAACCTACGAAACGTATTTGGCGTGGGTTAGGGGAGATATCTTGAGGCTTGGAAAGAGCGAGTGGGTAGTTAAGAGGATTATAAAGGCGATACTTGAGAAGGCTCCATCTCCTCTTGGCTGGAATACGTTGGCAAAAGAAATTGACGTTGGTTCTCATAAGACCGTTTTTAGATACATAGAGTTCCTTGAGAAGGCTTTTATTGTGAAAGTTTTGCCGTATCTTGACCCAAACACGCTCGAGCCGAACTATAAAAAGGAGAAGAAGGTTCATCTGACTGATCCCTTTTTGTATCACCTCTTCTCAAAGTGGTGCCTTGTCGAGGAGCCTGGGATTGATAAGATAGTTGAGGGTGTCGTTGCCTCTCACCTTGCTAGGAGGTACGAGGTTGGCTATTGGAGGAATAGCAGTGAAATTGACATAGTAACTAGGGAAGGAGTTGGCTTTGAGGTTAAGTGGAGGAAAAATCCTGGGGCTTCAAAAGCTCATGTTGGGAAGATACGGGAGGTTATCACGCTATCCAAAGAAGGATTTTCACGGGATCCTCTAATGATTCCTGCTTATGTCTTTCTTGCATGCTTTGATGTATAG
- a CDS encoding type II toxin-antitoxin system VapC family toxin, protein MIVIDASSLAKYILREENWEKVRGYLLDEPYSLTLALAEISNAIWKHHTLYKRISRKEVEIIFTALKKLREDVVIFEPFENYLGMAMDISMSERIPIYDALYLAQAKRYGVPLLTSDERQWDVALKLGIKARYVE, encoded by the coding sequence GTGATAGTAATTGATGCATCTTCCCTTGCCAAGTACATACTAAGGGAGGAAAACTGGGAGAAAGTTAGAGGATACCTCCTAGATGAACCCTATTCCTTAACATTGGCCTTAGCTGAAATCTCAAATGCTATTTGGAAACATCACACCCTATACAAGAGGATTTCTAGAAAAGAAGTCGAAATAATATTTACCGCCTTGAAAAAGCTCAGGGAGGATGTGGTGATTTTTGAACCGTTCGAGAATTACCTTGGCATGGCAATGGACATATCAATGAGCGAGAGGATTCCTATTTATGATGCCCTCTATTTAGCCCAGGCGAAGAGATATGGAGTCCCCCTTTTAACAAGTGATGAAAGGCAATGGGATGTTGCACTCAAACTCGGGATTAAAGCTAGGTACGTTGAATAA
- a CDS encoding antitoxin AF2212-like protein, translating into MVGVVQVIEAIYEDGVLKPLKKLKLKEHSKVIIKIIDVEKILDSMVIEKVEGIDYKKLKEAYYESL; encoded by the coding sequence ATGGTGGGAGTTGTGCAAGTTATTGAGGCAATTTATGAGGATGGAGTGTTAAAGCCCCTGAAAAAGCTAAAGCTCAAAGAGCACTCAAAGGTCATCATCAAGATAATAGATGTTGAGAAAATCTTGGATTCCATGGTTATCGAGAAAGTTGAGGGCATAGATTATAAGAAGCTTAAGGAGGCTTATTATGAATCACTCTGA
- a CDS encoding gamma-glutamylcyclotransferase family protein produces MRIAVYGTLRKGMPLHGYLTGAKFLGEDWIEGFELYFKYLPKAVRGKGRIKVEVYEVNEETFRAINEMEIESGYKPIEINTKFGKAVLWEWPSKVDGAKVESGDLVEYFKNVRN; encoded by the coding sequence ATGAGAATAGCGGTCTACGGAACACTACGAAAGGGAATGCCTCTCCATGGGTACCTAACGGGGGCCAAGTTCCTAGGTGAAGACTGGATAGAGGGATTTGAGCTCTACTTTAAATACCTTCCAAAGGCAGTTCGAGGAAAGGGAAGGATAAAAGTTGAAGTGTACGAGGTTAACGAAGAGACCTTTAGGGCTATTAACGAGATGGAGATAGAGAGTGGATATAAACCGATCGAGATAAACACGAAATTTGGAAAGGCCGTGCTGTGGGAGTGGCCCAGCAAAGTCGATGGAGCAAAAGTAGAGAGCGGAGATTTAGTAGAGTACTTCAAGAATGTTCGAAACTAG
- a CDS encoding N-glycosylase/DNA lyase — protein sequence MTPGFEAKAAEVGRVLSKLPGEFWECLVHGEPELMFKDQYERYGFGKFVTLMTMLALNDYRLKGPAEKYYWPPLHEIISKNPVPENPEDLIPILEQFYLKEMAKTAKIKRLHKFLKSSLAKKLWNSTPDSVARNFKQIWHELAKTMSQRRDAKTIVFAMKVIGECLILAGRRDFDFTGIPIPVDSRVKNITQKILGKEVDEKDVRKFWELVLRNIEVEGVTMIQLDSLVWQVAGLESCEEIRKYFHEKCKVKPSQEIDEVIEYFCNLVGE from the coding sequence ATGACCCCAGGGTTTGAGGCTAAGGCGGCCGAAGTTGGTAGGGTACTTTCAAAGCTCCCAGGGGAGTTCTGGGAGTGCCTTGTGCATGGTGAACCTGAGCTTATGTTCAAAGATCAGTACGAGAGGTATGGGTTCGGAAAGTTCGTTACCCTAATGACGATGCTCGCGCTCAACGATTACAGGCTTAAGGGTCCTGCTGAAAAGTATTACTGGCCTCCACTTCACGAGATAATCAGTAAAAACCCTGTCCCGGAGAACCCCGAAGACTTGATCCCAATACTAGAGCAATTTTACCTTAAAGAAATGGCAAAGACCGCGAAGATCAAAAGACTCCACAAGTTCCTTAAAAGCAGTCTAGCAAAGAAGCTTTGGAACTCAACGCCGGACTCCGTCGCCAGAAACTTCAAGCAGATATGGCACGAATTAGCAAAGACCATGAGCCAAAGGAGAGATGCTAAAACCATAGTGTTTGCGATGAAGGTTATTGGGGAGTGCCTAATACTGGCCGGAAGGAGAGACTTCGACTTTACCGGAATACCGATCCCCGTAGACAGCAGGGTGAAGAACATAACTCAGAAAATCCTGGGGAAGGAAGTTGATGAAAAAGATGTCAGGAAGTTCTGGGAGCTCGTGTTAAGGAACATCGAAGTTGAAGGAGTAACCATGATCCAGCTCGATAGCTTGGTGTGGCAGGTGGCGGGTCTTGAGTCATGTGAAGAGATAAGGAAGTATTTCCACGAAAAATGCAAAGTAAAGCCCTCCCAAGAGATAGATGAGGTCATCGAGTACTTTTGCAATTTAGTCGGTGAGTGA
- a CDS encoding PIN domain-containing protein, translating to MNHSEVFVDSSVLVGLNLGDERAKALVKSLIERGFTLVINPIVFSETVYKVMFTLAIRVD from the coding sequence ATGAATCACTCTGAAGTCTTTGTAGATTCTTCTGTTCTGGTAGGATTAAACCTCGGTGATGAGAGAGCAAAGGCATTAGTGAAGTCGTTGATTGAAAGAGGGTTTACCTTAGTTATAAACCCAATCGTTTTCTCTGAAACAGTATACAAAGTTATGTTCACATTAGCCATTCGGGTGGATTGA
- a CDS encoding aminotransferase class I/II-fold pyridoxal phosphate-dependent enzyme has translation MLEPVNFKAKHGGAKEEGLIDFSASVNPYPPEWVEEMFERAKEISGRYPYWDELEEKLGDLVGEEVTVTAGITEALYLLGPALKGKTVIIPRHTYEEYERVSRIFGAEVVKGPNDPGELAKLVTQGSVVFFCNPNNPDGKFYRGRELKPLIDAVEDTNSLLILDEAFIDFVKRPESPEGESIVKLRTFTKSYGLPGIRVGYVIGFPEYFRSVRMPWSIGSTGVAFLEFLLEDGFEHLKRTMPLIWKEKSRLERELGVRSDANFFIMRVGNAREFVERVKSRGILVRDCSSFGLPEFVRFSVRRPEENDILLKILKDVIQRT, from the coding sequence ATGCTCGAGCCGGTAAACTTCAAGGCCAAGCACGGCGGGGCTAAAGAAGAGGGGCTGATAGACTTCTCGGCCTCTGTGAACCCCTATCCTCCGGAGTGGGTAGAAGAGATGTTCGAGAGGGCCAAGGAGATAAGCGGAAGGTACCCTTACTGGGACGAGCTTGAAGAGAAGCTTGGCGATCTCGTTGGGGAGGAGGTGACGGTAACGGCCGGGATAACCGAAGCTTTGTACCTCCTGGGCCCAGCCCTCAAGGGTAAAACCGTGATAATTCCGAGGCACACTTACGAAGAGTACGAGAGGGTCTCGAGGATATTCGGGGCTGAGGTAGTTAAGGGGCCAAACGATCCTGGGGAGCTTGCCAAGCTTGTGACTCAAGGTTCAGTGGTTTTCTTCTGCAACCCCAATAATCCGGATGGGAAATTCTACAGGGGTAGGGAGCTGAAGCCTTTAATTGATGCCGTTGAAGATACAAATTCTCTGTTAATCCTAGATGAGGCCTTCATAGACTTCGTTAAAAGGCCAGAAAGCCCCGAAGGGGAGAGCATAGTGAAGCTGAGGACGTTCACAAAGAGCTACGGGCTACCTGGGATTAGGGTGGGCTACGTTATTGGCTTCCCTGAGTACTTCAGGAGCGTCAGGATGCCTTGGAGCATAGGCTCCACGGGAGTTGCCTTCCTTGAGTTCCTGCTTGAGGATGGGTTTGAGCACCTGAAGAGGACAATGCCCCTAATATGGAAGGAGAAATCTCGGTTGGAGAGGGAACTGGGAGTTAGGAGTGACGCGAACTTCTTCATAATGAGGGTTGGAAACGCTAGGGAATTCGTCGAGAGGGTTAAGTCTAGGGGCATCTTAGTTAGGGACTGCAGTAGCTTCGGCCTTCCAGAATTCGTAAGGTTCTCCGTTAGGAGGCCCGAGGAGAACGATATCCTCCTTAAGATTTTGAAAGATGTTATTCAACGTACCTAG
- a CDS encoding DUF3368 domain-containing protein: protein MKAIFNTSPLISLGKLGYLDKIFGIFSDVIIPKAVYEEVMVKNDEVSKKIRELVKTGKIKVLEVNAENIPGLHRGEIEAIVLAKINNCWVVLDDLKARKVARGENVKVIGTLGILRLLKDLGLVEFEPKELFKELTKVGFRIKKELFFEILGEQS, encoded by the coding sequence GTGAAGGCAATCTTTAATACATCGCCTCTAATCTCTTTAGGAAAGCTGGGATATCTAGACAAAATTTTTGGAATCTTTAGCGATGTTATTATCCCGAAGGCAGTTTATGAAGAAGTTATGGTAAAGAATGACGAAGTTTCAAAGAAAATTAGGGAATTAGTTAAGACAGGAAAGATCAAAGTTCTTGAAGTAAATGCGGAGAATATCCCAGGCTTGCACAGAGGAGAAATCGAAGCGATTGTTCTGGCAAAGATAAATAATTGCTGGGTAGTTTTGGACGATTTAAAAGCTAGAAAAGTTGCTAGGGGTGAAAATGTTAAAGTCATCGGAACGCTGGGTATCTTAAGGCTTCTAAAAGATCTTGGCTTAGTCGAGTTTGAACCTAAAGAGCTTTTTAAAGAGCTAACTAAAGTTGGCTTTAGAATCAAAAAAGAACTGTTCTTTGAAATTCTTGGGGAGCAATCTTGA
- a CDS encoding AAA family ATPase: MGERLILILGPRRLGKSSLLNVVLNEIEYPSIKVDVRETYSEFSSVNRYVIGRMLLSSLSGRKRLLEELERNVKGLSVSGVRIEIAKDFSIVELFEALNEYGRFIITFDEAQYLRFGGATRYDGVLAYAVDNLENLTFILTGSEVGMLFDFLRFDDPRAPLFGRYHHDVVLSRFSQDLSLEFLKSGFREAGIRIKEEELEDAVNTFDGVVGWLTLYGYLRVARGLDHGKALEEVFREAKAIVESELSRLFSYSPRYKVMLKAIALGYSRWRDIKDYVTLKLGYINDSNFSKLLENLVKSGYVEKKGCRYYIFDPVIERIFRGGVACSSR; encoded by the coding sequence ATGGGAGAAAGGCTTATTTTAATCTTGGGCCCCAGGAGACTCGGCAAGAGCTCACTGCTGAACGTCGTGCTTAATGAAATTGAGTATCCATCAATAAAGGTCGACGTTAGAGAAACCTACTCTGAGTTCTCCTCCGTGAATAGGTACGTGATTGGCAGGATGTTATTGTCATCACTAAGTGGCAGGAAGAGGCTCCTAGAGGAATTGGAGAGGAACGTTAAAGGCCTCTCAGTTTCTGGCGTTAGGATTGAGATAGCAAAGGATTTCTCAATAGTCGAGTTGTTTGAGGCACTAAACGAGTACGGAAGGTTTATTATAACGTTCGACGAGGCTCAGTACTTAAGATTTGGGGGAGCAACCCGCTACGATGGTGTTTTGGCCTACGCGGTTGACAACCTTGAGAACCTGACCTTTATCCTAACCGGCTCTGAGGTTGGAATGCTCTTTGACTTCCTTAGGTTTGACGATCCGAGAGCTCCTCTCTTCGGGAGGTACCATCATGACGTGGTTTTAAGCAGGTTCTCCCAGGATTTAAGCCTTGAATTCTTGAAGAGTGGGTTCAGGGAGGCTGGTATAAGGATTAAAGAGGAGGAGCTTGAAGATGCCGTTAACACCTTTGATGGCGTTGTTGGCTGGCTGACCCTCTATGGCTACCTAAGGGTAGCGAGAGGGCTAGATCACGGTAAGGCTTTAGAAGAAGTCTTCAGGGAGGCCAAGGCTATAGTTGAGAGTGAACTTTCGAGGCTCTTCTCTTACAGTCCCCGCTATAAGGTTATGCTCAAGGCGATAGCCCTTGGATACTCCCGGTGGAGGGATATAAAGGATTATGTAACGCTTAAGCTCGGCTATATAAACGATTCAAACTTTTCAAAGCTCTTGGAGAACCTCGTAAAGTCTGGTTACGTTGAAAAGAAGGGATGTAGGTACTACATTTTTGACCCGGTGATTGAAAGGATATTCAGGGGAGGGGTAGCATGCTCGAGCCGGTAA
- a CDS encoding PIN domain-containing protein, with amino-acid sequence MPSIVLQEFVWFFKGAEFSVTETWEVLNGYIRDPRFRGLNDTPKVVENALRILIEENLSLSRFNDAIILVHAIEKGALVTFDSKFRKLAKRRGVKVLP; translated from the coding sequence GTGCCAAGCATAGTTCTTCAGGAATTTGTTTGGTTTTTCAAAGGCGCTGAGTTTTCCGTTACTGAAACTTGGGAAGTTCTGAATGGTTACATTAGGGATCCGAGGTTTAGAGGGCTTAATGATACTCCAAAAGTTGTGGAAAATGCTCTCAGAATTTTAATTGAAGAGAATCTTTCCCTGTCACGCTTCAATGATGCGATAATATTAGTTCATGCCATCGAAAAAGGTGCTTTGGTGACCTTCGATTCGAAATTCAGAAAATTAGCCAAGAGACGAGGGGTTAAAGTTCTTCCATAA
- a CDS encoding nucleotidyl transferase AbiEii/AbiGii toxin family protein has translation MNEREFAEFIVQKTGIKKRDLIRKDIILHSILRELYSNDHFSDNYLFKGGTCLIKCYLGYYRFSVDLDFTSRNPQMWLELSRRNRERELKAEAIKLAELIEGIANKRSLEFKADLRDRNYVEFGGGSRMITFKLYYPEEVMREMIKIQVNFVETLLFEPKKSVLNPYFQKSN, from the coding sequence ATGAACGAGAGGGAATTTGCTGAATTCATAGTCCAAAAAACTGGAATTAAAAAGAGAGACCTTATACGAAAGGATATAATCCTTCACTCAATCTTGAGAGAGTTGTACTCAAACGATCACTTTTCTGATAACTATCTCTTCAAAGGAGGGACATGCCTAATTAAATGTTATCTCGGCTACTACCGCTTTAGTGTTGATCTGGATTTCACAAGTAGAAATCCTCAAATGTGGCTGGAACTTTCAAGACGAAACCGGGAAAGGGAACTCAAAGCTGAAGCTATAAAACTTGCAGAGCTAATTGAGGGTATTGCCAACAAAAGGAGTCTAGAATTTAAAGCAGATTTGAGGGACAGGAATTATGTAGAATTTGGGGGAGGCTCAAGGATGATCACCTTTAAGCTGTATTATCCTGAAGAGGTGATGCGCGAAATGATAAAGATTCAAGTTAACTTCGTAGAAACGCTCCTTTTTGAGCCTAAAAAGTCAGTGCTAAATCCTTACTTTCAGAAGTCAAACTAA